A single genomic interval of Metasolibacillus fluoroglycofenilyticus harbors:
- a CDS encoding acetyl-CoA C-acetyltransferase — MTNEVVIVSAVRTAIGAFQGTLKDIQAQQLGSIVIKEAIKRANIEPQFVDEVIMGNVLAAGLGQNPARQAALKAGLPYAVPAMTINKVCGSGLKAVHLAAQAIALGDAEIVVAGGFENMSQAPYVLKNAREGFRMGDQKIVDTMIHDGLWCAQNDYHMGITAENLCDKYEITREEQDAFAARSQARAAQAIAAGKFEAEIVPVEIPQRKGEPIVFAQDEYVKANSTVEKLAALRPAFKKEGSVTAGNASGINDGAAALVLMSKKRALELGLTPMATIISNASVGVDPQVMGTGPIKAVQKALAIANKSLPDMDLIEANEAFAAQAIAVDRELQFDHDKLNVNGGAIALGHPIGASGARILVTLLHEMQKRDVTLGLATLCIGGGQGVATIVQR, encoded by the coding sequence ATGACAAATGAAGTAGTAATTGTAAGTGCTGTGCGAACGGCGATTGGAGCTTTTCAGGGGACTTTAAAGGATATACAGGCACAGCAGTTGGGGAGTATTGTTATAAAGGAAGCGATTAAGCGAGCGAATATTGAGCCGCAATTCGTGGATGAGGTTATAATGGGCAATGTTCTTGCAGCGGGGCTTGGGCAAAATCCAGCGCGTCAGGCTGCGTTAAAGGCTGGTTTGCCTTATGCAGTGCCAGCAATGACGATTAATAAAGTGTGTGGCTCAGGGCTAAAGGCAGTGCATTTAGCAGCGCAAGCAATCGCGCTTGGGGATGCGGAAATCGTTGTTGCGGGTGGCTTTGAAAATATGAGCCAAGCACCATATGTTTTGAAAAATGCACGTGAAGGCTTCCGTATGGGCGACCAGAAGATTGTTGATACGATGATTCATGATGGACTATGGTGTGCACAAAATGATTACCATATGGGAATTACCGCAGAAAACTTATGTGATAAATACGAAATTACACGCGAGGAGCAGGATGCTTTTGCAGCGCGTTCACAGGCGAGAGCTGCACAGGCGATTGCTGCTGGCAAATTTGAGGCTGAAATTGTGCCTGTAGAAATACCACAGCGTAAAGGTGAGCCGATTGTTTTCGCACAGGATGAATATGTTAAAGCTAACTCGACAGTGGAAAAGCTTGCAGCGCTCCGCCCAGCATTTAAAAAGGAAGGCTCGGTTACAGCAGGTAATGCATCGGGTATTAATGACGGTGCGGCTGCACTCGTATTAATGTCTAAGAAGCGCGCGCTTGAGCTAGGTTTAACGCCGATGGCAACAATTATTTCTAATGCGAGCGTAGGGGTTGACCCACAAGTGATGGGCACAGGCCCAATTAAAGCGGTGCAAAAGGCGTTAGCGATAGCTAATAAATCATTGCCAGACATGGATTTGATTGAAGCGAATGAAGCTTTTGCAGCACAGGCAATTGCTGTTGACCGCGAGCTGCAATTTGACCATGATAAACTCAATGTGAATGGGGGCGCAATCGCATTGGGGCATCCAATTGGTGCAAGTGGTGCGCGTATATTAGTAACATTATTACATGAAATGCAAAAACGAGATGTTACACTCGGACTTGCTACATTATGTATCGGTGGCGGGCAAGGTGTTGCGACGATTGTACAACGGTAG
- a CDS encoding YqkE family protein: protein MAKKKFGQKQAAQPRLEQEKAPTLQEQLGGDVLAKLKATKQALVDKEQAAEEERQARLAFERKQREKNMSFEELLEQYGDKGSKY from the coding sequence ATGGCTAAAAAGAAATTTGGTCAAAAGCAGGCAGCACAGCCGAGGCTTGAGCAAGAAAAAGCACCGACATTGCAGGAGCAGCTAGGTGGCGATGTGCTTGCAAAGCTAAAGGCAACGAAGCAGGCGCTTGTAGATAAAGAGCAGGCTGCTGAGGAAGAGCGTCAAGCAAGGCTTGCTTTTGAGCGCAAGCAACGTGAGAAAAATATGAGCTTTGAGGAGCTGCTAGAGCAGTACGGCGATAAAGGCTCGAAATATTAA
- a CDS encoding VanZ family protein, producing the protein MKKYIFLLVAALVIVALSSNMSYQQQTIVPELRVLLANKPFEETLSLFKIPYWGTIISVESRGYFYFVEFLIRKATHFIGFGIVGVILYLLYRKLTWFFPAMMAVATVFLIASLDELRQAFSPGRTGVFSDVLLDSFGALFFVVITAIIVRLLKK; encoded by the coding sequence ATGAAAAAATATATTTTCCTTCTAGTTGCTGCGCTCGTCATCGTTGCATTGTCATCCAATATGAGCTATCAGCAACAAACAATTGTACCTGAGCTTCGCGTGTTATTAGCGAATAAGCCCTTTGAAGAAACGCTAAGTCTATTTAAAATTCCTTATTGGGGCACTATTATTTCCGTGGAATCAAGAGGTTATTTTTATTTTGTAGAATTTTTAATTCGAAAAGCCACACATTTTATTGGCTTCGGTATTGTTGGAGTTATTCTTTATTTACTTTATCGCAAGCTTACATGGTTCTTCCCCGCTATGATGGCAGTGGCGACGGTATTTTTAATCGCCTCACTCGACGAACTTAGACAAGCCTTTTCTCCTGGACGTACAGGTGTCTTTTCAGATGTTTTGCTCGATAGCTTTGGTGCATTATTTTTCGTCGTTATAACGGCTATTATTGTACGCCTCTTAAAAAAATAA
- a CDS encoding aldo/keto reductase: MKKRIVGTSNIEISELSLGCMSLPANIGEAQPIIEAALDAGINYFDTADLYLQGENERIVGEILKPHRHNVILATKVGNRFEKGQEGWSWDASASYIKSAVKDSLKRLQTDYIDIYQLHGGTITDDLDAVIDTFDELKKEGFIRAYGISSIRPNVFMPFAEKGYALSNMMQYSLLDRRAEEWFSALTASGISVVTRGSIAKGLLTKEWRSRLQDYMSYSQQELATLLADLEARYGSLHSLALAFNLQHKAIASTVIGASTKQQLLENIAAYYAIKDLPAIDGITEQIKKDTYTEHR, encoded by the coding sequence ATGAAAAAAAGAATTGTGGGAACGAGTAATATTGAAATTTCTGAGCTTAGCTTAGGCTGTATGTCCTTGCCAGCAAATATCGGTGAAGCCCAGCCTATTATAGAGGCGGCACTTGATGCAGGCATCAATTATTTTGATACAGCAGATTTATATTTGCAAGGCGAAAATGAGCGCATTGTTGGCGAAATTTTAAAGCCTCATCGCCATAACGTCATTCTCGCTACGAAAGTCGGCAATCGTTTTGAAAAAGGGCAAGAGGGCTGGTCATGGGACGCTTCCGCAAGCTATATAAAAAGTGCTGTAAAAGATAGCTTAAAGCGGCTACAAACAGATTATATTGATATTTATCAGCTACATGGTGGAACAATAACAGATGATTTAGATGCAGTGATTGATACATTTGATGAATTAAAGAAAGAAGGCTTCATTCGTGCTTATGGTATTTCCTCGATTCGACCAAATGTCTTTATGCCATTCGCCGAAAAAGGGTATGCACTTAGTAATATGATGCAATATAGCCTGCTTGATCGAAGGGCAGAAGAATGGTTTTCAGCGCTTACAGCAAGCGGCATTTCTGTTGTTACACGCGGCTCTATTGCCAAAGGCCTATTAACAAAAGAGTGGCGCTCTCGCTTGCAAGATTATATGAGTTATTCACAACAGGAGCTTGCAACACTACTAGCAGATTTAGAAGCTAGGTATGGTTCATTACATAGCTTAGCACTAGCTTTTAACTTACAGCATAAAGCCATCGCTTCAACCGTTATTGGAGCAAGCACAAAGCAACAATTGCTGGAAAATATCGCTGCTTACTATGCAATAAAAGATTTACCTGCAATTGATGGGATAACAGAACAGATAAAGAAGGATACTTACACAGAACATCGATGA
- a CDS encoding NUDIX domain-containing protein: MNKFEEKTVLSQPIFKGRVISLKVDDVLLPNGEMAKREVVNHPGAVAIIALTDAGKLLVVEQYRKALERSIIEIPAGKLEPGEKPEVTAKRELEEETGYTCGELTYLQTFATSPGFADEIIHLFVARKLIPLKEKAALDDDEFVELMEVTLEEAEEMMTSGAIYDAKTAYAVMWLKNQK, from the coding sequence TTGAATAAATTTGAAGAAAAAACAGTTTTATCACAGCCTATTTTTAAAGGGCGAGTGATTTCGCTGAAAGTAGATGATGTGCTGTTACCAAATGGTGAGATGGCAAAAAGGGAAGTGGTGAATCATCCTGGGGCAGTCGCAATTATTGCGCTGACGGATGCGGGCAAATTATTAGTTGTTGAGCAATATCGCAAGGCATTAGAGCGCTCAATTATAGAAATTCCTGCTGGTAAGCTAGAACCAGGGGAAAAGCCGGAAGTGACAGCGAAGAGAGAGCTTGAAGAAGAAACGGGCTACACATGCGGGGAACTTACATATTTACAAACATTCGCAACCTCGCCTGGCTTTGCGGATGAGATAATTCATTTATTTGTAGCACGTAAGCTTATTCCATTAAAGGAAAAGGCTGCTCTTGATGATGATGAATTTGTGGAATTAATGGAAGTAACGTTAGAGGAAGCAGAGGAAATGATGACGAGTGGCGCTATTTATGATGCGAAAACCGCCTATGCTGTAATGTGGTTAAAAAATCAAAAATAA
- a CDS encoding Fur family transcriptional regulator, which yields MESRIDRIKKQLHSASYKLTPQREATVAVLLEHEEDHLSAEDVFLLVKEKAPEIGLATVYRTLELLTELKIVDKINFGDGVSRYDLRQEGAAHFHHHLVCIECGAVDEIQEDLLEDVEAVVEKRWNFIIKDHRLTFHGICWRCQDNEDSSE from the coding sequence ATGGAGAGCCGTATTGATCGTATAAAAAAACAACTGCATAGTGCTAGCTATAAGTTGACGCCACAGCGTGAAGCGACAGTGGCCGTTCTGCTTGAACATGAAGAAGATCATTTAAGCGCAGAAGATGTTTTTTTGCTAGTAAAGGAAAAAGCTCCTGAAATAGGCTTAGCGACTGTATACCGTACGCTAGAATTATTAACTGAGCTAAAAATTGTTGATAAAATCAATTTTGGTGACGGTGTATCTCGTTATGACCTGAGACAAGAAGGAGCAGCACATTTTCACCATCATTTAGTTTGTATTGAATGTGGTGCAGTTGATGAAATTCAAGAAGACTTATTAGAAGATGTAGAAGCAGTAGTAGAAAAACGATGGAATTTTATCATTAAAGATCATCGACTAACATTTCATGGTATTTGTTGGCGATGCCAAGACAATGAAGATTCAAGTGAGTAG
- the xerD gene encoding site-specific tyrosine recombinase XerD — translation MTNVFQDAIADYIHFIRVERQLSDNTLVSYERDLASYAAFIQAQQLPSFNEVTRAIILLHLEALRAAGKTPRTIARHISSIRSFHQFLLREKVTTTDPTVHLEMPQLEQKLPKVLSTQEIDALIAAPDLSKAQGVRDVAMLELLYATGMRISELIELDITDIHLTMGFVRVFGKGGKERIIPLGRGAIAACENYLGRARYELQGKYPKTDALFINRRGKRLTRQGCWKLLKEHARQANIQHEITPHVLRHSFATHLIENGADLRAVQEMLGHSDISTTQIYTHVSKTRLSEVYKQFHPRA, via the coding sequence ATGACGAATGTATTTCAAGATGCGATTGCAGATTATATTCATTTCATTCGCGTAGAGCGTCAATTATCTGACAATACGCTCGTCTCATATGAGCGAGATTTAGCTAGCTATGCTGCATTTATTCAGGCACAGCAGCTACCATCCTTCAACGAAGTAACGCGTGCAATTATTTTATTGCATTTAGAGGCGCTGCGTGCAGCAGGTAAAACACCGCGTACCATTGCGCGTCATATTTCATCAATCAGGTCGTTTCATCAATTTTTATTAAGGGAAAAAGTAACGACAACTGACCCAACTGTGCATCTTGAAATGCCACAATTGGAGCAAAAGCTACCAAAAGTTCTCTCAACACAAGAGATTGATGCACTGATTGCGGCCCCAGACCTTTCAAAGGCACAGGGAGTTCGCGATGTCGCCATGCTAGAGCTGTTATATGCAACAGGGATGCGCATTAGTGAGCTCATTGAGCTTGATATTACCGATATTCATTTAACGATGGGCTTTGTGCGAGTATTTGGTAAAGGCGGGAAGGAAAGAATTATTCCACTCGGTCGCGGTGCGATTGCTGCTTGTGAAAATTATTTAGGGCGAGCACGTTATGAGCTACAGGGCAAATATCCAAAAACTGACGCGTTATTTATTAATCGTAGAGGGAAAAGATTAACTAGACAAGGCTGCTGGAAGCTATTGAAAGAGCATGCACGGCAGGCAAATATTCAACATGAAATTACGCCGCATGTGCTGCGCCATTCCTTTGCAACACATTTAATTGAAAATGGAGCAGATTTACGGGCGGTGCAGGAAATGTTAGGTCATTCAGATATTTCGACAACACAAATTTACACACATGTGAGCAAAACAAGATTATCAGAAGTATATAAGCAATTTCATCCTCGGGCGTAA
- the deoB gene encoding phosphopentomutase: MKAFKKIHVIVMDSVGIGEAPDAHKFGDVGSNTLGHIAEEMNGLKMPTMESLGLSNIRELQGIAKVDEPKAYYGMMQEASVGKDTMTGHWEIMGLNIDKPFKVYPDGFPQELIAQLEARIGRKVLCNKPASGTAVIDDFGQEHMETGAIIVYTSADPVLQIAAHEEIIPLEELYKICEIARELTLQPEYLVGRVIARPFVGQPGNFTRTANRHDYALTPFGRTTMAEMKDAGLDVIAIGKISDIFNGDGVTESIRTKNNTDGMDKMVEVAQRDFHGMSFLNLVDFDANFGHRRDPIGYGEALEEFDRRLPEVLSKLGEDDLLLITADHGNDPTFPGTDHTREYVPLIVYSPRFNGGVELPLRETFADIAATIADNFKIAAPEFGTSFLQRLK, from the coding sequence ATGAAGGCGTTTAAAAAGATACATGTAATTGTAATGGATTCAGTAGGCATCGGGGAAGCACCGGATGCACATAAATTTGGCGATGTTGGTTCAAATACTTTAGGTCATATTGCAGAAGAAATGAATGGTTTAAAGATGCCTACGATGGAAAGTTTAGGCTTATCAAATATTCGGGAGCTACAAGGTATTGCGAAGGTAGACGAGCCGAAAGCATATTATGGCATGATGCAAGAGGCGTCCGTAGGGAAAGATACAATGACTGGTCATTGGGAAATCATGGGGCTTAACATTGACAAGCCATTTAAAGTGTACCCAGACGGCTTTCCACAGGAGTTAATTGCACAATTAGAGGCGCGTATAGGACGTAAAGTATTGTGTAACAAGCCTGCGAGTGGTACGGCGGTCATTGACGACTTTGGACAAGAGCATATGGAAACAGGCGCAATAATCGTCTATACATCTGCTGACCCTGTGTTACAAATTGCAGCACACGAGGAAATAATCCCCTTAGAGGAGCTTTATAAAATTTGTGAAATTGCTCGCGAATTAACATTGCAGCCTGAATATTTAGTAGGGCGTGTCATTGCACGTCCGTTTGTTGGTCAACCAGGTAACTTTACACGTACGGCTAATCGACACGACTACGCATTGACACCGTTTGGTCGCACAACGATGGCAGAAATGAAGGATGCAGGATTGGATGTCATTGCAATTGGGAAGATTTCCGATATTTTCAACGGCGATGGTGTGACAGAGTCAATTCGTACGAAAAATAATACAGATGGCATGGATAAAATGGTAGAAGTAGCACAGCGTGATTTCCACGGTATGAGCTTTTTAAATTTAGTCGATTTCGATGCCAATTTCGGTCATCGTCGCGACCCAATCGGTTATGGTGAGGCACTAGAGGAATTCGACCGTCGCTTGCCGGAGGTATTATCTAAATTAGGTGAAGATGATTTATTGCTTATTACAGCCGACCACGGCAATGACCCAACATTCCCAGGCACAGACCACACGCGTGAATACGTACCTTTAATCGTTTATTCACCGCGCTTTAATGGTGGGGTAGAGCTACCATTACGCGAAACATTTGCAGATATTGCAGCAACAATTGCTGACAATTTTAAAATCGCTGCACCTGAATTTGGCACAAGTTTTTTGCAACGATTGAAATAG
- a CDS encoding pyrimidine-nucleoside phosphorylase yields MRMVDIIEKKRDGQTLTTEEIRFFINGYTNGDVPDYQASALLMAIYFQGMADHELADLTMAMVESGEQIKLTEIDGIKVDKHSTGGVGDTTTLPLAAMVAAVGVPVAKMSGRGLGHTGGTIDKLEAIAGFHVELTNEQFAQQVNDIKMAVIGQSGNLTPADKKLYALRDVTATVSSIPLIASSIMSKKIAAGADAIVLDVKTGDGAFMKTADDAKMLAEAMVRIGNNVGRNTMAIISDMSQPLGYAIGNALEIQEAIDTLKGHGPADLNELCYTLGSQMVVLGGKAATIKEARAMLEEAVANGAALEVLKKFITAQGGDATVVDEPAQLPKAAYVTELVAKEAGYVAKIEADDIGTAAMLLGAGRATKESEIDLAVGLVLRKKVSDYVEAGESLVTIHANREQIDDVIEKIYAHIHLTQEPVAAPKLIEAIITK; encoded by the coding sequence ATGAGAATGGTAGATATTATAGAGAAAAAACGGGATGGTCAAACATTAACGACAGAGGAAATTCGTTTTTTCATTAACGGCTATACGAATGGTGACGTACCAGACTATCAGGCGAGTGCATTGTTAATGGCGATTTATTTCCAAGGAATGGCTGATCATGAATTAGCTGATTTAACGATGGCAATGGTTGAGTCTGGCGAACAAATCAAGCTAACAGAAATCGATGGCATTAAAGTAGACAAGCATTCGACAGGTGGCGTAGGGGATACGACGACATTGCCATTAGCAGCGATGGTAGCTGCTGTAGGTGTTCCTGTTGCTAAAATGAGTGGTCGAGGCTTAGGACATACAGGTGGTACAATTGATAAATTAGAGGCGATTGCTGGCTTTCATGTTGAGCTAACGAATGAACAATTTGCGCAGCAAGTAAATGATATTAAGATGGCTGTTATTGGACAAAGTGGCAATTTAACACCTGCTGATAAAAAGCTTTACGCATTGCGTGATGTAACAGCAACGGTATCAAGCATTCCATTAATTGCAAGCTCGATTATGTCGAAAAAAATCGCAGCAGGTGCAGATGCCATCGTACTTGATGTAAAAACAGGTGATGGCGCTTTTATGAAAACAGCCGATGATGCGAAAATGCTTGCTGAAGCGATGGTACGTATCGGCAACAATGTTGGTCGTAATACGATGGCCATTATTTCAGATATGAGCCAGCCGCTTGGATATGCTATTGGCAATGCGCTTGAAATTCAAGAGGCAATTGATACGCTAAAAGGGCATGGACCAGCAGATTTGAACGAGCTTTGTTATACGCTTGGCTCGCAAATGGTCGTGCTTGGTGGTAAAGCAGCAACAATCAAGGAAGCGCGTGCAATGCTAGAGGAAGCTGTGGCAAATGGCGCAGCACTTGAAGTATTGAAAAAGTTTATCACAGCACAGGGTGGAGATGCCACTGTTGTTGATGAACCAGCGCAGCTCCCAAAGGCTGCTTATGTAACGGAGCTTGTGGCGAAGGAAGCAGGCTACGTAGCAAAAATCGAAGCAGATGATATTGGCACAGCAGCGATGCTACTTGGCGCAGGGCGTGCAACAAAGGAATCGGAAATCGATTTAGCAGTAGGATTAGTGCTACGCAAAAAAGTTAGTGATTATGTAGAAGCGGGCGAATCACTTGTGACAATCCACGCAAACCGTGAGCAAATCGACGATGTCATCGAAAAAATTTATGCGCATATTCATTTGACACAGGAGCCAGTCGCTGCCCCAAAGTTGATTGAAGCGATTATTACAAAATAA
- a CDS encoding STAS domain-containing protein: MNYEITVYPEQIAIIRLYGELGHHETEKVRAQISRTILQGHVTTLIWNLAGLQFMDSSGVGLILGRMRELSIVGGQIIILNPSSTMQKIFQFSGLAPYIMHADEQAAISHIRGIVHG; the protein is encoded by the coding sequence ATGAATTATGAAATTACGGTGTACCCGGAGCAGATTGCCATTATTCGATTATACGGAGAGCTTGGTCATCATGAAACTGAAAAGGTGCGGGCTCAAATTTCGAGAACGATACTGCAGGGACATGTGACAACACTCATTTGGAATTTGGCTGGTCTGCAATTTATGGATAGCTCAGGTGTTGGCCTAATATTGGGAAGAATGCGGGAGCTTAGCATCGTGGGTGGTCAAATTATCATTTTAAACCCTTCATCGACAATGCAGAAAATATTCCAATTTTCTGGACTTGCGCCATATATTATGCATGCAGATGAACAGGCAGCGATTTCACATATAAGGGGGATTGTTCATGGATAA
- the spoIIAB gene encoding anti-sigma F factor, with product MDNEMTLSFIAKSENESLARMAIMSFIAQLDPTVDELSELKTIISEAVSNAIIHGYEEDGKSVVTVRATLTGDTVQVSIQDYGKGISDVAQAMEPLFTTKAALERSGMGFTIMESFADELVVQSVVGEGTSVVFTKKISSAHASVM from the coding sequence ATGGATAACGAAATGACATTATCATTTATTGCAAAAAGTGAGAATGAAAGTTTAGCAAGAATGGCAATTATGAGCTTTATTGCACAGCTTGATCCAACGGTAGACGAGCTGTCTGAATTAAAAACCATTATTTCAGAAGCTGTTTCGAATGCGATTATTCATGGCTACGAGGAGGATGGAAAAAGTGTTGTCACAGTGCGGGCAACATTGACAGGTGATACCGTGCAAGTGAGCATTCAAGATTATGGTAAAGGAATTAGTGATGTTGCGCAGGCGATGGAACCTTTATTTACGACAAAGGCGGCTTTGGAGCGTTCAGGCATGGGCTTTACAATTATGGAAAGCTTCGCGGACGAACTTGTTGTGCAGTCTGTTGTAGGCGAGGGGACAAGCGTCGTTTTTACAAAAAAAATATCATCAGCACATGCGTCAGTCATGTAA
- a CDS encoding SigF/SigG family RNA polymerase sporulation sigma factor, translated as MRQSCKGVGTIEQSSEVLLTQAEMRALIERSQQGDIEARKRMIEGNTRLVWSIVQRFSSRGVELEDLFQIGCIGLMKSIDKFDLSYEVKFSTYAVPMIIGEIQRFLRDDGMVKVSRSIRELNYKIRHATEEYMKTNEKPPSISELAERLGVTQDDILIAADAMRDPASLHEQLFENDGDSITLMDQMYDEKSQLPFEYIPLKEMLTKLDKREQSIIYLRYFADLTQTEIAERLGISQVQVSRLEKKILAQLKQWMEVTTTKKAVKK; from the coding sequence ATGCGTCAGTCATGTAAAGGGGTGGGGACAATCGAACAGTCTTCAGAAGTGTTGTTGACGCAGGCGGAGATGCGAGCATTAATTGAACGCTCGCAGCAAGGGGATATTGAAGCGAGAAAGCGGATGATTGAAGGTAATACACGACTTGTTTGGTCGATTGTGCAACGTTTTTCCTCGCGAGGTGTTGAACTAGAGGATTTATTTCAAATTGGCTGTATTGGCTTAATGAAATCTATTGATAAATTCGATTTATCCTATGAAGTAAAGTTTTCCACATATGCAGTGCCAATGATTATTGGCGAAATTCAACGCTTTTTACGCGATGATGGTATGGTAAAGGTTAGTCGTTCCATTCGTGAATTAAATTATAAAATTCGCCATGCGACAGAGGAATATATGAAGACGAATGAAAAGCCGCCCTCCATTTCGGAACTAGCAGAGCGCTTAGGTGTGACGCAGGATGACATTTTAATTGCAGCGGATGCGATGCGTGACCCAGCCTCTTTACATGAGCAGCTATTTGAAAATGATGGGGACTCCATTACATTAATGGACCAAATGTATGACGAAAAGTCGCAGCTTCCGTTTGAGTATATTCCGCTGAAGGAAATGCTTACAAAGTTAGATAAACGAGAGCAATCGATTATTTATTTACGCTATTTTGCAGATTTAACACAAACTGAAATAGCAGAGCGTCTTGGCATTTCGCAAGTGCAAGTATCACGTTTAGAGAAAAAAATATTAGCACAGCTGAAGCAATGGATGGAAGTGACAACTACGAAAAAGGCAGTGAAAAAATGA
- a CDS encoding spore germination protein, whose amino-acid sequence MTNQLFTSLEQAQQHLKEVLGEGESFDVCIKPIFVRNMEVLSVYISGLVDSETLSNLLAELQFEEREHIEDEPAYFDAHFNHHGKEPVETLEDFLLGVLSGRVGLVTSHGYCYCAEFRNYPGRNPEEPDNEKVIRGSRDGFAENIMQNTGLIRRRIRSGDLRFELSQISKLGKTDVALCYMKDLVNEEHLHWLRERFQLIEHDGLTMADKSLEEWLFKQKFHPLPFVRYSERPDIVAAHVLEGHIAIVVDTSPSVMLMPVTMFHFLQHAEEYRQAPLIGSMMRLLRYFAALLSLVLLPMWYLFAKESHLLPETLSFLGISEPSEVPLFLQILIADFGIEYLRIAAIHTPTPLSTAMGLIAGIVIGQIAIDVGLFSSEVVLYTAIAAIFTFAIPNYELSISIKVFRIFLLIMTALFEANGFFIALFIIFSYLCALRPMKVPYMWPLIPFFPKAFMRVFIRFPMSDDALRPYIVGAQQRKRA is encoded by the coding sequence ATGACGAATCAGCTTTTTACATCTTTAGAGCAGGCACAGCAACATTTAAAGGAGGTTTTAGGGGAGGGCGAATCGTTTGATGTTTGTATAAAGCCGATTTTTGTACGAAATATGGAAGTGCTCTCAGTTTATATTTCCGGGCTAGTTGATAGTGAAACATTATCAAATTTACTAGCGGAATTGCAATTTGAGGAGCGGGAGCATATTGAGGATGAGCCCGCATATTTCGATGCGCATTTTAACCATCATGGAAAAGAGCCTGTAGAAACACTTGAGGACTTTTTGCTAGGAGTATTAAGCGGTCGAGTTGGTCTAGTAACATCACATGGTTATTGTTATTGTGCAGAGTTTCGTAATTATCCGGGGCGCAATCCAGAGGAGCCTGATAACGAGAAGGTCATTCGTGGGTCGCGGGACGGCTTTGCGGAAAATATTATGCAAAATACAGGATTGATTCGACGCAGAATTCGAAGTGGAGATTTGCGCTTTGAGCTTTCACAAATTTCTAAGCTAGGAAAAACCGATGTTGCGCTCTGCTATATGAAGGATTTAGTAAATGAAGAACATCTTCACTGGTTACGGGAACGCTTTCAATTAATCGAGCATGATGGTTTAACGATGGCGGATAAATCTTTAGAGGAGTGGCTGTTTAAGCAAAAATTTCATCCGTTACCATTCGTCCGTTATTCGGAGCGACCGGATATTGTGGCAGCGCATGTATTAGAAGGGCATATTGCGATTGTTGTTGATACATCACCTTCTGTTATGTTGATGCCAGTGACGATGTTCCATTTCTTACAACATGCAGAGGAATATCGTCAAGCACCGCTAATTGGCTCGATGATGCGGCTTCTACGTTACTTTGCAGCATTGCTCAGCTTAGTATTACTTCCAATGTGGTATTTATTTGCGAAGGAAAGTCATTTATTACCTGAGACACTTTCCTTTTTAGGTATATCGGAGCCATCTGAAGTACCGCTGTTTTTGCAAATTTTAATTGCAGATTTTGGAATTGAATATTTGCGTATTGCGGCCATTCATACACCGACGCCTCTTTCGACCGCAATGGGGTTAATTGCGGGAATTGTTATTGGACAAATTGCAATTGATGTAGGGCTTTTTTCAAGCGAGGTAGTATTATATACAGCGATTGCTGCAATTTTCACATTCGCCATACCGAATTATGAGTTAAGTATTTCAATTAAAGTTTTCCGTATTTTTTTACTCATTATGACAGCATTGTTTGAGGCTAATGGGTTTTTTATTGCACTATTTATTATATTTTCGTATTTATGTGCATTGCGTCCGATGAAAGTACCATATATGTGGCCACTCATTCCCTTTTTCCCAAAGGCCTTTATGCGTGTTTTTATTCGTTTTCCAATGTCTGATGATGCGCTTAGACCGTATATTGTTGGTGCACAGCAGCGAAAACGAGCATAA